The Lewinellaceae bacterium genome has a segment encoding these proteins:
- a CDS encoding DNA primase, protein MISEKTVQEILETAKIEEVIQDYVSLKRRGVNMIGLCPFHNEKTPSFTVSPAKNIYKCFGCGKGGNPVQFLMEHEQFTFPEALRHLAGKYGIEIEETEVSPEERLKQQQADSLFLVNQFAKDFYQNQLFETDMGKSIGLSYFKERGFREETIKKFGLGYAPDSKDQFTLTAVNASYNLELLKKLGLSTQYGGDFFRNRVMFTIHNLSGKVVALAGRIMAKDVKAPKYINSPETEIYHKSNVLYGAYFAKTAIRKQDECILVEGYTDVISLHQAGIENVVASSGTSLTVEQIRLIKRYSPNVKILFDGDNAGIKAALRGVDMLLEQDLNIRVVILPEGEDPDSYLKKAGTTAFLDYINGPEAKDFILFKADLLLKEAGNDPIKRAGLIKEIVHSIARVPDPLKRSLFVKECSRLFEVDENLLINETNKTVSSQMKRRQQERELDRRREQRQADRQAPTETPPPDDGSFPTMEPGFPSEDPGYGYEEGFGMGEEPPVFIPEQKRKEGIVGDEFQEKDIVRLLISSGGEIFDKEENITVAEYLLHNIEDVIDEFDNQLYKLIAHECQEMLAKNKPITSQVFINHENPKIQVLSVNLMSSPYEFSENWGNRFEIFLNQKQPDANFIEESSKVLMHFRLRKITRICEKNRKKIKELSDSGQHDESVKYLHVQLKLDKIRTELAKSLGIVVVK, encoded by the coding sequence TTGATATCAGAAAAGACAGTACAGGAAATCCTGGAGACCGCTAAAATAGAGGAAGTGATCCAGGATTATGTAAGTTTGAAGCGTCGCGGCGTCAACATGATTGGCTTGTGTCCGTTTCACAATGAAAAGACCCCTTCCTTCACCGTTTCCCCGGCCAAAAATATTTATAAATGTTTCGGTTGCGGCAAAGGAGGTAACCCTGTTCAGTTTTTGATGGAGCACGAACAATTTACCTTTCCCGAGGCCTTGCGTCATCTGGCCGGCAAGTATGGCATCGAGATCGAGGAAACAGAAGTATCCCCTGAGGAAAGGCTTAAGCAACAACAAGCAGACAGTTTGTTCCTCGTCAACCAGTTTGCCAAAGACTTTTATCAAAATCAACTCTTTGAAACCGATATGGGCAAAAGCATTGGCCTGAGTTACTTCAAGGAACGTGGTTTTCGCGAGGAAACGATCAAAAAATTCGGATTGGGATATGCTCCTGACAGCAAGGATCAGTTTACTTTAACGGCAGTCAATGCTTCGTACAATCTTGAATTGTTGAAAAAACTGGGACTGAGCACTCAATATGGCGGTGATTTTTTCCGAAACAGGGTGATGTTTACCATCCACAATCTTTCGGGAAAGGTGGTGGCTCTGGCCGGACGAATAATGGCAAAGGATGTCAAGGCACCTAAATACATTAACTCTCCGGAGACTGAAATTTATCACAAGAGTAACGTTCTATACGGCGCTTATTTTGCCAAAACGGCCATCCGTAAACAGGATGAATGCATTTTGGTGGAAGGTTATACCGATGTGATTTCTCTGCACCAGGCCGGCATAGAAAATGTGGTGGCTTCCTCAGGAACTTCCCTGACGGTGGAGCAGATTCGTTTGATCAAAAGATATAGCCCCAATGTCAAAATACTTTTTGACGGGGATAATGCCGGAATAAAGGCAGCTCTAAGAGGCGTGGATATGTTGCTGGAGCAGGATCTGAATATTCGGGTGGTCATCCTTCCCGAGGGAGAAGATCCGGATTCCTACCTGAAAAAAGCCGGAACTACAGCCTTTTTGGATTACATCAACGGACCGGAAGCCAAGGATTTTATTCTTTTCAAAGCAGACCTGTTATTGAAAGAAGCAGGGAACGATCCGATTAAAAGAGCAGGGTTGATCAAAGAAATTGTGCATAGCATCGCACGCGTCCCCGATCCGTTGAAGCGTTCCCTATTTGTAAAAGAGTGTTCCCGGTTGTTTGAAGTGGATGAAAATCTCCTCATCAATGAAACCAATAAAACGGTATCTTCTCAGATGAAACGACGCCAACAGGAAAGGGAGCTGGACAGACGTCGGGAACAACGGCAGGCCGACCGGCAGGCCCCAACAGAAACTCCCCCTCCCGATGATGGAAGTTTTCCAACCATGGAGCCCGGATTTCCATCTGAAGACCCGGGATATGGTTATGAAGAAGGGTTTGGAATGGGGGAGGAACCTCCTGTTTTCATCCCGGAGCAAAAGAGGAAGGAGGGGATAGTAGGAGATGAATTCCAGGAGAAGGACATTGTGCGGCTCCTCATCTCTTCAGGGGGGGAAATATTTGACAAGGAAGAGAACATTACCGTAGCCGAATACCTGCTTCATAATATAGAGGATGTGATCGATGAATTTGACAATCAGCTCTATAAGCTTATTGCCCATGAATGCCAGGAAATGCTGGCAAAAAATAAACCGATCACTTCCCAGGTTTTTATCAACCATGAGAACCCTAAAATTCAGGTGCTCAGCGTTAATTTAATGTCTTCTCCTTATGAATTTAGTGAAAATTGGGGAAACAGGTTTGAAATTTTTTTGAACCAAAAACAACCCGATGCGAATTTTATTGAAGAAAGTTCCAAAGTCCTGATGCATTTTCGTTTGAGGAAAATTACCCGAATTTGTGAAAAGAACAGAAAAAAGATCAAAGAACTCAGCGATTCCGGGCAACACGATGAATCAGTCAAATATTTGCACGTACAATTGAAACTGGATAAAATCCGGACAGAATTAGCCAAATCCCTCGGAATTGTAGTCGTGAAATAA
- a CDS encoding ATP-binding cassette domain-containing protein has protein sequence MQHNLIVQLDNANIYQKGQKVLGEVNLRISKGEFAYLIGKTGSGKSSLLKTLYGDLPLTEGRGQVAGFDLSKLDRHNIPFLRRKLGIVFQDFNLLSDRTVAENLLFVLRATDWQDKWEMNSKVDEALSYVGLQDKIDKMPHQLSGGEQQRVVIARALLNNPELIIADEPTGNLDPETSDELLILMRKLAEEQNTAILFATHDYRILENFPAAIIRCINGRIINEEEVRL, from the coding sequence ATGCAACACAATCTGATCGTACAATTGGACAATGCGAATATCTACCAGAAAGGCCAGAAGGTGCTTGGGGAAGTCAACCTGCGCATCTCAAAGGGGGAATTTGCATACCTCATTGGAAAAACGGGGAGTGGTAAATCCAGTTTGCTAAAAACGTTATACGGGGACTTGCCTTTGACAGAAGGCCGAGGGCAGGTTGCCGGTTTTGACCTGAGTAAGCTGGACCGCCACAATATTCCTTTTTTGAGAAGGAAACTCGGAATCGTTTTCCAGGACTTTAATTTATTGTCCGACAGGACCGTGGCGGAAAATTTACTTTTTGTGCTGCGCGCGACAGATTGGCAAGACAAATGGGAGATGAACTCCAAGGTGGATGAGGCGTTGAGTTATGTTGGGTTACAGGATAAAATAGACAAAATGCCGCATCAATTGTCAGGGGGAGAGCAGCAGCGGGTGGTGATCGCCAGGGCATTGCTCAATAACCCTGAACTGATTATTGCCGATGAGCCTACCGGGAACCTGGATCCGGAAACCTCCGATGAACTGCTGATCCTGATGAGAAAACTGGCTGAAGAACAGAATACAGCCATTTTGTTTGCCACGCATGATTACCGCATTCTGGAAAATTTTCCGGCTGCCATCATTCGATGTATCAACGGAAGAATTATTAATGAAGAGGAGGTGAGGCTTTAG
- a CDS encoding DUF2520 domain-containing protein, translating into MQQKIVLIGAGNMGYHLGNQLYKCNAGLCQIYSRTREKARRLSEQTENIPYVTSLEDIRNDADLYIVAVKDDAIIEVAAQLEVLGASGKLIVHTSGVTSSDVFAPWFSRYGAFYPFQSFSIDRKLSFSEIPICYYANNEQDTLFLKSIGEQLNCKTYPINDRERAILHVNGVFVNNFTNYLYQISWDITEKEGIPFELLRPLILETAQKVMDHPPGPMQTGPAIRGDKKSMHFHLDYLKQWPDYKKVYEVLSEGISKTKNI; encoded by the coding sequence ATGCAGCAAAAAATCGTTTTAATCGGCGCAGGAAATATGGGATATCACCTGGGGAACCAGCTCTACAAATGTAATGCAGGGTTATGCCAGATTTACAGCCGCACCCGGGAAAAGGCCCGTCGGCTTTCTGAGCAAACGGAGAACATTCCTTATGTAACGAGCCTGGAAGATATCAGGAACGATGCCGATCTTTACATCGTAGCCGTTAAAGACGATGCCATTATTGAGGTGGCAGCGCAACTGGAAGTTCTTGGGGCATCGGGCAAGTTGATCGTACATACTTCCGGAGTGACTTCTTCCGATGTTTTTGCCCCCTGGTTTTCCAGGTATGGAGCCTTTTATCCTTTTCAAAGTTTCTCCATTGACAGGAAGCTGTCTTTTTCCGAGATTCCCATATGTTATTACGCCAATAATGAGCAGGATACCCTCTTTTTGAAATCCATTGGTGAGCAGTTAAACTGCAAAACTTATCCCATCAACGACAGAGAAAGGGCCATCCTCCATGTCAACGGGGTTTTTGTCAATAACTTCACGAACTATTTATACCAAATATCCTGGGACATTACCGAAAAAGAAGGGATTCCATTCGAATTATTGCGTCCTTTGATCCTGGAAACGGCACAAAAGGTAATGGATCACCCCCCCGGGCCTATGCAAACCGGACCGGCCATAAGGGGAGATAAAAAAAGTATGCACTTTCACCTCGATTACCTAAAACAATGGCCCGATTATAAAAAGGTTTACGAAGTATTGTCGGAAGGTATTTCTAAAACAAAAAATATTTAA
- a CDS encoding GNAT family N-acetyltransferase: MNNTIDSENLTLICGTREILGEALKGDDYLAAILQAKVPKKWTEFGMVVIGYALDIISENPLEDKWWTWLPIHKKDKILIGSCGYKGSPEDGMVEIGYEIIESYRENGYGTEIAQVLIKNAFDYPEVNMVQAHTLAEKNASTRILTKCGLKWVEEIEDEEDGWIWRWIIERSDFKG, encoded by the coding sequence ATGAACAACACAATTGATTCAGAAAATCTGACTTTAATTTGCGGCACTCGTGAAATTTTGGGGGAAGCCCTGAAAGGGGATGACTATTTAGCGGCAATCCTTCAGGCAAAAGTTCCGAAAAAATGGACCGAATTCGGAATGGTGGTGATCGGTTATGCGCTGGATATTATTTCTGAGAATCCTTTGGAAGACAAATGGTGGACCTGGTTACCCATTCACAAAAAAGACAAAATTCTGATAGGAAGTTGCGGTTACAAAGGAAGTCCGGAAGACGGCATGGTGGAGATCGGGTATGAAATTATTGAGTCTTACCGGGAAAATGGTTATGGAACCGAAATTGCACAGGTATTAATCAAAAATGCCTTTGACTACCCGGAAGTTAACATGGTTCAGGCCCATACCCTGGCGGAAAAAAATGCCTCAACCCGTATTTTGACCAAATGCGGATTGAAATGGGTGGAAGAAATTGAAGATGAAGAGGATGGATGGATATGGAGATGGATCATTGAAAGATCAGATTTTAAAGGTTAA
- a CDS encoding RNA methyltransferase, producing MMQLPESFISQLRQQLGESLEAFQDALDTPAPVSLHFNPFKTNLSKKENYEGVKWYSNGVYLPERPVFTLDPLFHGGQYYVQEASSMFLTEAVRQCVDLNKPLRVLDLAAAPGGKSTLLVSILHPESFILCNEVIRSRFKILEYNLIKWGTPNTYLSNHDSEDFSKLEGFFDLILLDAPCSGEGLFRKDEDAVGHWSEDHVNFCSLRQQRILKNTVPLLSPGGTLIYSTCTYNEQENESHGLWLEAEYGLEHYPLEIPETWNILHRNRGVQFYPHKVKGEGFYIACYKNNGGREISFRSKHTPRVNGLTAVEKTELSRWLVQPEEYDYFKDHHEGVRAILKSHAEIHQWVQKSLARYIPGTFLGTFKREQFIPSADLALSIMVSRDLPSVTLEKEQALRFLKKEPPDLDEIPDGWALVTYQNLPLGWIKGIQNRVNNYYPKEWRIRMNID from the coding sequence ATTATGCAATTACCTGAATCGTTTATATCACAATTACGACAGCAGCTGGGCGAATCGCTCGAAGCCTTCCAGGACGCCCTGGATACCCCTGCTCCTGTAAGCCTGCATTTCAATCCTTTTAAAACGAATTTATCCAAAAAAGAAAATTATGAAGGAGTAAAATGGTATTCCAACGGAGTATATTTACCGGAACGGCCGGTTTTTACCCTTGATCCATTGTTCCATGGAGGGCAGTATTATGTGCAGGAAGCCTCCTCCATGTTCCTGACAGAGGCGGTCAGACAATGTGTGGATTTAAACAAACCGCTGCGCGTTCTCGATCTGGCAGCTGCCCCGGGAGGAAAAAGTACTTTACTGGTGTCTATCCTCCACCCGGAAAGTTTTATTCTCTGCAATGAAGTCATCCGGAGCCGGTTTAAAATACTGGAATACAATCTGATTAAGTGGGGAACCCCCAACACCTATCTCAGCAACCATGATAGTGAGGATTTCAGCAAACTGGAAGGGTTCTTCGACCTGATCCTCCTGGATGCCCCCTGCTCAGGGGAAGGATTGTTCAGAAAAGATGAGGATGCGGTAGGTCATTGGTCGGAAGATCATGTAAATTTCTGCTCCCTCAGGCAACAACGCATCTTGAAAAACACCGTACCACTGCTCAGTCCCGGTGGCACCTTGATCTATTCAACCTGTACCTACAATGAACAGGAAAACGAATCCCATGGCCTGTGGCTGGAAGCAGAATACGGCCTGGAGCATTACCCGCTTGAAATTCCTGAAACCTGGAATATCCTCCATCGAAACCGCGGGGTTCAATTTTATCCACACAAAGTGAAAGGAGAGGGATTTTATATTGCCTGTTATAAAAACAATGGTGGCCGGGAAATCAGTTTCAGGAGCAAACATACACCAAGGGTCAATGGGCTGACAGCGGTAGAAAAAACTGAATTAAGCCGCTGGCTGGTTCAACCCGAAGAGTATGATTATTTCAAAGATCACCATGAAGGAGTGAGGGCCATTTTAAAATCACATGCTGAAATACATCAATGGGTCCAAAAAAGCCTGGCCCGATATATCCCGGGTACCTTTTTAGGCACATTTAAAAGAGAGCAGTTTATTCCAAGTGCTGACCTGGCCCTGAGTATCATGGTTTCCCGGGATCTGCCTTCCGTAACACTTGAAAAAGAACAGGCGCTGCGTTTTCTTAAAAAAGAGCCCCCCGATTTGGATGAAATCCCTGATGGCTGGGCTTTGGTTACCTATCAAAATTTGCCCCTGGGCTGGATTAAAGGGATCCAGAACAGGGTAAATAATTACTATCCCAAAGAATGGCGTATCCGGATGAATATTGACTAA
- a CDS encoding Crp/Fnr family transcriptional regulator — translation MSTESKINFLGQFPIFDCLSADEKYGLAEVMEARKVKRYSFIYLPDESSDSVFLLAKGTVKIGTHSNDGREVIKSLIHPTAMFGELGLIGETHRNDFAQALKEEVNLFVLQVSDLKKLMSFNFELCNQVMALFGSRLMKAEGKLESLIFKDARTRIVDFIKDAIEHRGRRVGYEMLLKHSLTHQDIANITCTSRQTVTLVLNELKKSDLIYFNRGRILVRDMASLA, via the coding sequence ATGAGTACTGAATCCAAAATCAATTTTTTAGGGCAGTTTCCCATTTTTGACTGTCTTTCCGCGGATGAAAAATATGGACTAGCAGAGGTAATGGAGGCGAGGAAAGTAAAGCGTTACAGTTTTATTTATTTACCGGACGAATCTTCGGATTCAGTCTTTTTACTCGCAAAAGGAACCGTAAAAATTGGGACCCATTCCAATGACGGAAGAGAAGTGATTAAATCATTAATCCATCCCACCGCAATGTTTGGCGAATTGGGTCTTATCGGGGAAACCCACAGAAATGATTTTGCTCAGGCCCTGAAGGAAGAAGTAAACCTTTTTGTACTTCAGGTGAGTGATCTGAAAAAACTGATGAGCTTTAATTTTGAATTGTGCAACCAGGTGATGGCGCTCTTTGGAAGCAGGCTGATGAAAGCCGAGGGAAAGCTGGAATCCCTCATTTTTAAGGATGCACGTACCCGTATCGTTGATTTCATCAAAGATGCAATCGAGCATAGAGGAAGAAGGGTCGGGTATGAAATGTTGCTGAAGCACTCCCTGACCCACCAGGATATTGCAAATATTACTTGTACCTCCCGCCAAACGGTTACACTTGTTTTAAATGAGTTGAAAAAATCCGATCTCATTTATTTCAACCGGGGGCGTATCCTCGTACGTGATATGGCCAGTTTGGCATAA
- a CDS encoding DUF4249 domain-containing protein, translated as MFWRYVVILFVFVVFSASTCEREVDLQLPEPPQRLVIYASFTDNQDIHVQLNSSRFVLDEAPEEFLSDVKVELFEEEYLIQQLGFKIPGGRMMPYYSTAGFSPEIGKKYYIRAELDGFDPVVAQSRIPVPRHFSEISISDVVIQNTTGNRINYSYTVNLQFNDTPDQEDFYHLNLFQQVYTHPLTGGDDEHVDLIPFEFSDNNDANDILANISGGLLLEDDPLNGNYSFRVAYEINPVTESLGKLYIEFRTVSREYYQFYSSVTRQKKSPGGILTEPVFIYNNVEGGHGIFAGYSAVLDSLSIID; from the coding sequence ATGTTTTGGCGATATGTTGTGATCCTCTTTGTTTTCGTGGTTTTTTCCGCCTCTACCTGTGAGCGGGAAGTGGATTTACAATTGCCTGAGCCGCCCCAAAGACTGGTCATTTATGCATCCTTTACCGACAACCAGGATATTCATGTGCAATTGAATTCAAGTCGGTTTGTGCTTGATGAAGCCCCTGAGGAGTTCCTTTCGGATGTAAAGGTAGAATTGTTTGAAGAAGAATACCTGATCCAGCAACTTGGTTTTAAAATACCAGGAGGGAGGATGATGCCTTATTATTCCACCGCGGGATTTTCTCCTGAAATCGGCAAAAAATATTATATCAGAGCCGAACTCGACGGGTTTGATCCCGTAGTGGCCCAAAGCAGGATTCCGGTACCGAGGCATTTTTCCGAAATCTCCATTTCAGATGTGGTTATTCAAAATACAACGGGCAACCGAATCAATTATTCTTATACGGTGAACCTGCAGTTTAACGATACTCCTGACCAGGAAGATTTTTATCACCTCAACCTGTTTCAACAAGTATATACCCATCCTTTAACGGGAGGCGATGACGAACACGTTGACCTTATCCCTTTTGAATTCTCTGACAATAATGATGCTAATGATATTTTAGCCAATATTTCCGGGGGATTATTGCTTGAGGACGATCCCCTGAACGGTAATTATTCCTTCCGTGTGGCCTATGAGATCAACCCGGTCACCGAGTCACTGGGAAAATTATATATTGAATTCAGGACGGTTTCCCGTGAATACTATCAGTTTTACTCCTCTGTCACTCGTCAAAAGAAAAGTCCTGGGGGCATTTTGACCGAGCCTGTTTTTATCTACAATAATGTAGAAGGCGGCCACGGCATCTTCGCCGGGTACAGTGCCGTTTTGGATTCTCTTTCCATTATTGATTAA
- a CDS encoding TonB-dependent receptor, with translation MKKIYFFLVMMIFSTTLLAQSPLEQLVSVDAKNVSLEEVLYQLIDQHNVKLIFNNKILPERNINLQLKEVALKTALEAILAGTNIGFEAVGRQVVLVVKPAPQPSKYTISGFLEDKETGEKLIGASIFDKKSRKGTVSNAYGFYSLTLNTGGVDLVFSYIGFEAIALSVDLTKDIRVNLSLESDLTLKEVMVFATDSTTVLANDVSIDVINTSDIKRLPALGGEKDILRTTHLLPGVQTGTDGVGGIYVRGGNAGQNLILIDGVPVYYIAHAVGLFSIFNTEAIRTAKLVKGGFPARYGGRISSVLDIRTKEGNMKEIKGWANLGLLTGSAGLEGPLVKNKSSFFLSGRLSYLDMYLKPYSASLKKEIGEKGETTYDFFDLNAKINYAFSDEDKLYLSFYTGGDVFLDQGDEKKYYAFENEGDPVTFQYHYGYQQSLQWDNKVAAMRWNHLFSDKLFGNTSVTYSKLAVGFEFTTLDSLFQDESEEALLHSYARGSYFTGIEDLGVHLDFDLVPSALHYVRFGFSVHNKNFRPGAVIYRDYSDSPPNTGADNPLVRAVEYNAYVEDEFVLGKWTINAGLRANVQSVIKRNYRIIEPRLSIRWQAFPKWNFKAAYSRTSQFLHLLSSSGIGLPTDLWVPSTDKIAPQTASQVVVGATVEPGKNYSLNVEAYYKIMHNLLSFSEGASLYNDWRNNVTQGKGSSYGAEFFIKKNKGKTTGWIAYTLSFTDRQFDRINFGNTYPFKYDRRHDFKIILAHRFNARFELTANWIYSTGFAYNLPLEKYNIQLSNFLQIDPAPIIDFGTKNQNRMPDYHRLDLNLNVYIPGKHSNHQLSIGVNNAYNKKNPLYYQLRRELNIEEDKVKETNKFVQVLLLPIVPSLSYSVKF, from the coding sequence ATGAAGAAAATATATTTCTTTCTGGTAATGATGATTTTTTCGACAACCTTGTTGGCTCAATCCCCTCTTGAGCAGTTGGTCAGTGTCGATGCAAAAAATGTCAGCCTGGAGGAAGTGCTTTATCAGCTGATCGACCAACACAATGTCAAGCTCATTTTCAATAATAAAATCCTGCCCGAGCGCAATATAAACCTGCAATTAAAAGAGGTTGCGCTCAAAACAGCGCTGGAAGCTATCCTGGCAGGCACGAATATAGGTTTTGAAGCTGTGGGACGACAGGTGGTTCTGGTGGTAAAGCCGGCTCCACAGCCCAGCAAATATACGATTAGCGGTTTCCTGGAAGATAAGGAAACAGGAGAAAAACTGATCGGTGCCAGTATTTTTGATAAAAAAAGCCGAAAAGGCACCGTTTCCAATGCTTATGGTTTTTACAGTCTTACCCTGAATACTGGAGGGGTGGATTTGGTTTTTTCTTATATCGGTTTTGAAGCCATAGCATTAAGTGTTGATCTGACTAAGGACATTAGGGTGAATCTATCCTTGGAAAGTGATCTGACGCTTAAAGAAGTGATGGTTTTTGCAACAGATAGTACAACCGTATTGGCCAATGACGTAAGCATTGATGTGATCAATACTTCCGATATTAAAAGGTTGCCGGCTCTGGGAGGAGAGAAAGATATTTTGCGGACGACCCATTTGTTGCCAGGGGTGCAAACAGGAACGGATGGGGTAGGAGGTATTTATGTCAGGGGAGGCAATGCCGGTCAGAACCTTATTCTTATAGACGGGGTGCCTGTATATTACATTGCTCATGCTGTAGGGTTGTTTTCCATTTTTAACACGGAAGCTATACGTACGGCAAAGTTGGTAAAGGGAGGTTTTCCGGCACGTTACGGGGGGAGAATTTCCTCCGTTCTGGATATACGTACCAAGGAGGGGAATATGAAAGAAATCAAAGGTTGGGCCAACCTGGGGTTACTGACGGGAAGTGCCGGGCTCGAGGGGCCCCTGGTGAAAAATAAAAGCTCCTTTTTTCTTTCGGGAAGGTTGTCCTATCTCGATATGTATTTAAAACCTTATTCAGCCAGTTTGAAAAAGGAGATTGGAGAAAAAGGAGAAACCACCTATGATTTTTTCGACCTCAACGCCAAAATCAACTATGCATTTTCCGATGAGGATAAGCTGTACCTTAGTTTTTATACGGGTGGCGATGTTTTTCTGGATCAGGGAGATGAAAAAAAATACTATGCATTTGAAAATGAAGGAGACCCGGTGACCTTCCAGTATCATTACGGCTACCAGCAGTCCCTGCAATGGGATAATAAGGTGGCTGCTATGAGATGGAATCACCTGTTTAGTGATAAACTATTTGGAAATACCTCAGTGACCTATAGTAAACTTGCAGTTGGTTTTGAATTTACCACATTGGATTCTTTGTTCCAGGATGAAAGTGAGGAAGCATTGCTCCATAGTTATGCTCGCGGAAGTTATTTTACGGGAATAGAAGACCTGGGCGTTCATCTCGATTTTGACCTTGTGCCCAGTGCTTTGCATTATGTACGTTTTGGGTTTTCAGTACACAACAAAAATTTTAGGCCGGGAGCCGTTATTTATCGGGATTACTCAGACAGTCCCCCAAATACCGGTGCCGACAACCCTCTTGTGAGGGCAGTGGAATACAATGCTTATGTGGAAGATGAGTTCGTTTTGGGTAAATGGACCATCAATGCCGGACTCAGGGCCAATGTGCAGAGCGTCATCAAAAGGAATTACCGGATTATCGAACCGCGGCTCTCCATCCGATGGCAGGCGTTTCCAAAATGGAATTTCAAGGCTGCCTATAGCAGGACTTCCCAGTTTTTACACCTGTTATCCAGCTCAGGCATAGGCTTGCCTACCGATTTGTGGGTGCCTTCTACCGATAAAATAGCGCCACAAACCGCTTCTCAGGTAGTGGTGGGCGCTACGGTAGAGCCCGGCAAAAATTATTCCCTTAATGTGGAAGCCTATTACAAAATCATGCATAATTTGTTGAGTTTTTCCGAAGGGGCTTCCCTTTACAATGATTGGAGGAATAATGTTACTCAAGGCAAAGGAAGTTCTTACGGGGCAGAATTTTTTATTAAAAAAAATAAAGGAAAAACTACGGGCTGGATTGCCTATACCCTTTCTTTTACCGACAGGCAATTTGACCGAATCAATTTTGGCAATACCTATCCTTTTAAATACGACAGGCGGCATGATTTTAAAATAATACTGGCTCATCGCTTTAATGCCAGGTTTGAGTTGACGGCCAATTGGATCTACAGCACGGGATTTGCCTACAATCTGCCGCTTGAAAAATACAACATTCAATTGTCCAATTTTTTGCAAATCGATCCGGCCCCCATTATTGATTTTGGAACAAAAAATCAAAACCGGATGCCAGACTACCATAGGCTGGATCTGAATTTGAATGTTTATATTCCGGGAAAACACTCAAACCATCAGCTTAGTATCGGGGTAAATAACGCTTATAACAAAAAGAATCCCCTTTATTACCAGTTGCGCCGAGAATTAAATATTGAAGAAGATAAAGTAAAGGAAACGAATAAGTTTGTTCAGGTACTTTTGTTACCCATTGTACCATCTTTAAGTTATTCTGTAAAATTTTAA